TCCGGATCAACCGGTTGCTGATGATGCTGGTAATCCAGACGCAACCATCCTGGTCGAAGGCCAGCCCGTCCGGGAAGACGCCCGCGCCAAATTCGGTGACGACCTCGCGCCGCCCGAGGTCGCCGTTGGGCAGAATCGCATAACGCAGCAAGCGGCGCCCGAAGGTTTCATTGATGTACAGCGCATTTCCATCGGGGTGGACATAGGCCTCGTTCGTATAGCCCAGCGCATCGGCGACGATCCGCGCGCCTTTGTCATCGATCAGGATGACGAAGCCATCGGCAACATCGCTGCGATACGCCGCAGCCCGGGGGACATGCCGCGTGCTGACGGTGATCCAGCGTCGCCCTGCCCGGTCGGTGAAGACGTAATTGGTTGGCGGCAGGGGTTCGCCATCAACATGGTCGAGAAAGACGCTGACAGCGCCGTCGCGGGTCAGCCGATAGACGCCCCCGGTGGTGTCGCCGAGATGGGCGATGAGAAAGGACCCGTCCTTTTCCAGGCAAATGCCATTCGGCCGCAATGCGCCGCCGTCGGGCAGGCGCCCGAGATAGGCTCGCTGGCTTCCGTCCGGCAGGAGATGCGAAACGCCGCCGCGCCAATCGGAGGCAAACACATCGCCGCGCGCGGTGCAGACGACGCATTCCGGACGATGCAGACCCCGGCCGACAAAATCGAACGCCGCCCCGTTGATCGCCGGCACTGGCGAAGACGAATTGGGGGACGCCGGGGAGTTCATATGACCGACCGATATTTCCGTTCGAGCGTCGTGATCGCCTCGACATTGCCGGCCGAAGGTCCCGCCGGATCGAAATGCGAGGCCAGCCAGACACTCACGATCGTTTTTGCCAACTCCGTCCCGACCACGCGCGCGCCCAGCGTCACGACATGCGCATCGTTGCTTTTGGCCGCGCGCTCGGCCGAAAAGCTGTCGTGCGTCTGAGCAGCCCGAATGCCGGGCACCTTGTTGGCCGACATCGCCATGCCGATGCCGGTGCCGCAACAGAGGATGCCGCGCTCGAATTCGCCGGCCAGAATCGCCCGGCAGACGCGCTCGGCGATCTCCGCATACCGCTCTTCGCGGCCGTCCGACGCCGCGCTCAGGTTCGCCACCGACATCCCCGGCAACGTAGCCACATGCGCACACAACACGCTGGCAAGTTCGATACCGACAGAGTCACCCGCAATCGCAATCTTCAATTTCTCATCCTTATCGTCATACCAGCCGACGTATTCCCCCGGCCCACTTTGACTACCATCGGCGCGTTATGCCAAACGGGAGACAAGGCCATTGCCCAACCCCTGCAGCAACAGGAAGCACGAGGTCGCCCCGGCATCGAGCACACCGATGGAACGCTCGCCGAGACGGGCGGCGCGGCCGACCCGGGCTTGCAGATCCTTGGTCGAACGCCATCCGGTTTCGGCCGCCGCGAGCATCGCCGCAATGGCTGCCGCGAAATCGGCGCCACCGGCGATCGCCGCCTGATAGGCGTCGCGCGCCGGAATCAGGGTATCCATCAGCGTCTTGTCGCCGACCTTGGCGTTACCGACACTTTCGACCCCTTCGACACCTTGTGCCAGCGCCTTCCCGAACAGCGCCGCGTCGAGCTGCGCATGCCCCGCCAGTGCTTCCGACAGACCCATGAAGAAACTGCCGTAGAGCGGCCCCATCGAACCGCCGATACCTTCAAGCAGCGTCATCGCGAGCGTGTCGAGCGCTTCCGCCAGCCCCGGCAGTTCCGCTTTGGCGAGCAGCGACTCCCGGCACTGCGAGAAGCCCTTGCTCATGTTGATGCCGTGGTCGCCATCGCCGATCGCGCCGTCGATCTCCGACAGATAGGCGCGGTTCTCGTTGATGATGTCGATCAGCGCCAGGACGATGGCGCCGGATGATTTCAGGTCGATGCCTTGATTCATGGTGTCCTCGCTCCTTATGCGAAGCTGCTATTTGCGATTGAAGCCGATCGACGCACACGGATGCGTGATGAGCTTTTCGAGTTCCTCGTCAAGCTGGAGCACGGAGAGCGTGACACCCATCATTTCGAGCGAGGTGAAGAAATTGCCGACCAGCGGCACCGCCACCGTCAGTCCCGCCTCGCTCAGGGCTTTCTCAACCCCCGAGTACAAGATGTACTGCTCCATCAGCGGCGTCGCGCCGAGGCCGGAAATCAGCACGGCGACACGGTCGCCGCGGCCAAAGGGCAAGTCCGGCAGCACCGTCCCGACCATGATCTTCGCCATCTGCTCGGCGCTCACCGTGTCGGCGACGTTTGTGCCGGGCTCGCCGTGATGGCCGATGCCGACCTCCATCTTGCCGTCCTCGATATTAAAATTGGCTTTTCCCGCCGCCGGGATCACGCAGGACGACAGACCGATGCCGATGCTGCGCGTGCGGTCGATGGTCTTCTGCGCGACGGCGATGACCTCATCGAGCGATCCGCCCAGCGCGGCACAGGCGCCGGCTGTCTTCCACATCAGGATTTCGCCGGCGACGCCGCGCCGCTTGGCTTCGTCGCCCTTGGGCGCGGACGGCACGTCGTCATTGGCGACGACGGTCCGGACCGTCATGCCGGCCCGTTCGGCCATCTTGATCGCCATCTTGACGTTCATGTTGTCGCCGGCATAGTTGCCGTAGAGACAGGCAACGCCCCGGCCACCGTCGGCCGCCTTCATCGCATCGAAGAAGCTCTTGGCCGTCGGTGACGAGAAGATCTCGCCGACAGCGACCGCATCGACAAGATTCTCGCCGACATAGCCGAGAAATGCCGGCTCGTGCCCCGACCCGCCGCCGGTGACGATACCGACCTTGCCGGCCATCGGCGCGCAGCTGCGCTTGATGACGCGGGGATTATCGGGCGTGGCCTGCAGTTCCGGATGCGCGGCGACGATGCCCTTGAGCATGTCCTCGACCACCAGGTCGGGATGATTGATGACACGATTCATGATCTCTCCTGAGAAGTGCGACTAAGCGCAGCCAAGAACAACTAAGACACAGCAAGGTGTTGGCGAACGAAGGCCAGCGAAGCCCGCACGGCCGACTCGATCTCGGCGCGCGGCACAGGCTGCGGACGGCGCCGCGGCAGCGCGTCGGGGCCGCGGTGCAGACGCAGCGGCAGCTCGATCGACAGGTTGAGCGCCGTCGCAGCCAGTGCGGCGAGGATGCGACCGCAGCCGATGTCGCCCTCTCCGATCGGCTTGAAGAAATAGCCCTCCGGGCTTATCCGGATGTCCTTGATATGGACGTGGCCGCAATACGGCAGGGCGAGAATGGCGTCATCGGCCGGATTGACGCCGTCGAAGCCGTCTTCCGGCCGATGTGAGGCGGTGTTGGCGGCGTCGTAGTTCAGGCGCACACGCGGACTGCCAATGCGCTGGATCAGCTCGATGCCGTCCTGCGCCGTGCTGAGCAGATTGTCGCTGCCGTCGCCGAGATTTTCGAGGCAGATCACCAGATCCAATTGTTCGGCATAGGGGATCAGCGCTTCGATGTTGCGGAAGAAACGCGCACTGTCCTGCCGCGCCGAGGCATTAGTATTGATGACCGTCGCCCCGACGCCGGCGACGAAATCCATGCGCCGGCTGAAAACCTCGACGGCGTCGGGACGCCCGAGATCGATGTGCGACGAGAAGGCATAGCAGCCGAGGCCGCTCGCCTTCAGCCATTCGACATACTGACGCGCCCGTTCCGGGCTAAAGGCGTCCTCGTTGAACGGCTCGGTGTAGCCGACGATGAAGGCCGGTTCGACATGGCTGACGCCGCAGCTGGCCAGACTGTCGAGGACTTTGGGAAAGGCATAGCCGTCATACGGGGCGGCGGAAACGGAAAGGATTCGTTGCATCATCGCGCCCCGCCTAGCCTACACCGAACAGCAGCCGCGGCAGGATCTTCGACAGCCACGGCACATACGAGGTCAGGAACAACACGGCGATATTCATCGCCATCAGCGGCATGATGTGTTTCGACATCCCGCCGATGCTCGCCTTGGCGAGCTTGGCGGCGACGAACAGCGTGCCGCCGACGGGCGGCGTGTAGAGCGCGATCGAGAGATTCATCACCATGATGACGCCCATCAGCACCAGGTCGATCTGCATGGCCTGGGCCATCGGCAGGAACAGCGGCGCCGTCAGCAGCATCGCCGGCAGCGGCTCGATGAAGATCCCGAGCAGCAGCAGCACGATGTTGAGCAAGAGCAGGAACTGCCAGGGCTGGCTCGCCACCGACTGGATCCATTCGGCCAGCTGCATCGCAACCATTTCCGCCGTCAGCAGCCAGGACAGCACACCGGTCGCGCCGATCACCAGCAGCACCGAGGCGCTGGTCTGGAAGGCCTTGAGTGCGAGTGCCGGCAGATCGCGGAACTTGAGATCCCTGTAGAGAAACAGCGAAATGACGAGGCCATAAGCCACCGCCACCGCCGCCGCTTCGGTCGGGGTGAAGACGCCTGTCCAGATACCGCCGACAATGATCACCGGCATCAGGAGCGCCGGGCCGGCGTCCTTGGTCACGGCCCAGATTTCCTTGAGCGAAGCGCGCTGCGAGCCGTTGTCGCAGCCCGTTTTCTTGCCATAGCGAATGCAGACGATCGCCAGCGCCACCGCGCAGATCAGCCCCGGGATTACGCCGGACATCGACAGGATGCGCATCGAGGCGCCTGAGATGAAGGCGAAGACCAGGAAAGGAATTGACAGCGGCATCAGCAGGGCGAGCGTTCCGGCCACCGACAGCAGCGCCGCGGTGAAGTCCGGGTGATAGCCCTTTTCCTTCATCGTCGGCGCGACGAGCGAGCCGATCGCCGCGGTATCGGCGATCGCCGACCCCGAGACGCCGCCGAACATCAGGCAGGAAACGATGGTGACGACGCCCATGCCGCCCGGCATCCAGCCGAACAGCGCGCTGGCGAAGGCGACGATGCGCTTGCCGACACCGCCGCGGGAGAGCAGCTCGCCGGCGAAGATGAAGAGCGGCACGGCGATCAGGACGAAGGGCTCGACGCCGGCGATCAGATTCAGCAACAAGGAGTCCATCTGATACGGCAGGTCCTTGAAATAGACCATGCCGGCGGTCGTCGCAATCAGCGCATAAAAAAGCGGAATACCGGCGAGCGCGATGATGAAAAAGACACCAAACACCTGGATGGTCAGCATTATTCGTCCGCTCCGTAACGCTCTTCGCGCGATTTCCCGCAAAGAATCTGGTAAAGGTCATACAGCACGAAAACCATGCCGATCCCGCTGGCGATCGAGAGCGGCATGTATTGGATCGACATCGGAATGCCCAATACCGTGAGGATGTTGCCCCAGTTGTTGTCGATGATGATGAGTCCGTTGCGGAAGAGGATCCACAGCACGCCCAGCGCGAACAGCTGCACGATGAAATCGGCGTAACGGCGCGGCTGCTCGCCGAGTTTGTCGATAAACTCGGTGATGGTCATGTGGCCGGCGCGCCGGATGATCGACGCGCCGCCGAGAAAAGAGACCCAGACCATCATCAGTTCGCAGGCTTCCGTCGTCGCCGCAATGTCATGGCCGGCGGCATGCGCACAGACATTGAAGAACACCAGCACGATCATTGCCGCCGCTGCCAGGACCAGCAGCCAGTCGACCACCCGCGCCAGCAGGTGGATCGGCCATGCCTGCTGCGGCCCGCGCGGCAGAATTTCCTTCATCGCAACGTTTAACACGCCATTCCCCTTTCCCCAACCCCGCCCCAGGTGCCCCGCGCGCTATTTCTTGACCGGCAGCGCTTTACGGATTGAAGCGGCTTCGGCCAGCACCGCGTCGACATCGGCGCCCCACTTGGCCTTCGCCCGCTCGTAGGTCGGCTTGACGGCATCGCGGAACGGCGTCAGGTTCGGGCTGTTGATCTTCGCCCCCTTCTTGGCCATTTCGGCCAGTTGCCCTTCCTCGTCTTCCTTGACCTTGGCGCGGTTCCAGTCGGCAGCTTCCTGCGCGGCCCGCGTAATCGCCTTCTGATCCTCGGCCGACAGCTTCTGCCAGGTCTTTTCCGAGATCGCCAGCGGGATCGGACTGTAGACGTGTTTCGTCAGCGTCACATGCGGCGCCACTTCGTAGAACTTGTTCGAATAGATCGTATCGACCGGATTCTCCTGGCCAGCAACGACGCCCTGCTGAATGGCGAGATAGACCTCCGGCAGCGGCATGATCTGCACGCCGAAACCGACGTCTTCAAGCAGCCAGCGCATCATTTCGTTCGGGAACGTGCGCAGTTTCTTGCCTTTGGCATCGGCCGGCGAATTCAGCACGTCCTTGGTCGTCATGCTGCGGAACCCCGCTTCCCACGTCGCCAGGAAGCGGAAGCCCTTGGCCGGCGCCTTGTCGAACTGGGCCTTGAGCCAGGCCGACGTGTCATAAAACTTCCAGCCCTGTTCATAGCTGTCGAAGAGGAACGGCAGCATCGTCAGGTTCAGCGAATCGAGATGCGGTGCATAGGAGCCGGTGGCCGAAACGGTGAAGTCGATGCCGCCGGCAACGAGCTGTTCGATATTCTTGGGATCGTTGCCCAACTGGCTGCAGCAAAAGACATTCACCTTGTAGCGGTTGTTGGTGTACTCGGCGACCTTCTTGGCGAAGATCTGCGCCCCCGCCTGGCGGGCGCCCTGCTGCTGGTCGGTGTGGCTGAATTTCAGGACTGTCTGGGCGCTGGCACTGAACGCGACAGCGAGCCCGGCAGCAAGAACGGAAATACGAAAAAGTTGCTTGACGGTGTTCATACAACCTCCTTGGCCTCACATCGTTATTGGTCGAAACATCCCCGCACTGTTGAAAAGCACTCCCTGCTACCGATTACCGCTGTGATTCAATTCACTGCACCCGATAAATCTCGCGCGTCACCAGCGACATCAACTCGTTGTAATTTTCCTCCGCCATCAGACGGCGATACTTCTTGGGATCGAGTTTATTGACGAGATTCCAGATCCCCAGGCTCACTTCCGCGTGCCGCTCGAAGAAATCGATGATGTTGAAAATCCGTGGCGATGCATCCGTCGTGAAATACTTGTTGTAGCCGTATTCCTTCGCCCAGAACAGCAGTTCGACGTAATTCAGGAAATGGCGGCTGCCGCCGACCAGATCCCAATCGGCCTTCGTGTCATTGTCATTGGTATGAACATAGACATCGAAACCGCTTTCGATCGTCGTCACCAGCATCTGCGCCGGGTTCTCCTGACTCTGGATGGAATGGCCGAGATCGAGCGTGATGCCGGTGTTCGGATTGCCGATTTCCTTGAGCAGCAACAAGGCTTTCGACGTGCTGTCGAGCTGACAGTGCACACGTACCTCGGAATACTTCGGCTCCAGGAAGAGCGGAACTTCCGGGAGATAATCCGCCGCCTCGCCGATCGTTTCGATCATGTACTTCCAGGCCGTCTGATAATCGATCTGGAATAGCATGTCATATCCGTCGGACAAGGGACAGCAGGTCACCAGCGGCGCTCCGACCGCCTTGGCAAAATCCTTGGCGCGCTTGATCATCGCCACGGCGTCGGCGCGGATCTGTTTCACCGGCCGCGACAGGCTGCCCGGCACGAACTGCGGATCCTTCTTCACATTGACGTTGATCGCGGCCCAGCGGAGACCCAGATCGCTCATCATCTGATTGATCCCGGCCGGCGTTGTCGTTTCGTGCGGGAAGACCATCTCGACACCGTCGAAGCCCTTTACCCGCTGCACCATCTGCAGTTTTTCCAGCGTCGTTTTCGGGCTGTTGTATTCGCAGAATCGATCTTGCGTCTTCCCCATGAACGCGATGATGACACCTTGCTTCATCTGCTTCTCCTGTTCGAATGATTGATGCCCGGCGGTCGGTATTCGCCTTGCATCTAATTGAAACCGCCGTGTGCTGATCGCCTTGCGCAATGCGTTAATGAATACGTTAAAGTATGTATAATTATTTGTCAACGGATACGTTGTTGTATTCGCTATCGTATGCAGGGCGTCTTTCAACGCGCGATTTCGGAGGGAGATCAAGTGATTCATGTACTCGCACGCGTCCACATCCGCCCCGGTTGCATGCCAGCCGCGCTGGACTGTTATCGCCAACTCGTTCCGCAGATTCTGGCGAAGGAACCGGGATGCCTCGCCTATGAACCGACCGGCGACCT
The uncultured Propionivibrio sp. DNA segment above includes these coding regions:
- a CDS encoding SMP-30/gluconolactonase/LRE family protein, whose protein sequence is MNSPASPNSSSPVPAINGAAFDFVGRGLHRPECVVCTARGDVFASDWRGGVSHLLPDGSQRAYLGRLPDGGALRPNGICLEKDGSFLIAHLGDTTGGVYRLTRDGAVSVFLDHVDGEPLPPTNYVFTDRAGRRWITVSTRHVPRAAAYRSDVADGFVILIDDKGARIVADALGYTNEAYVHPDGNALYINETFGRRLLRYAILPNGDLGRREVVTEFGAGVFPDGLAFDQDGCVWITSIISNRLIRIFPDGRQQLMIEDADTAHVDWVEDAFLRGTLGRPHLDNAGNTLLKNVSSIAFGGADLRTLYLGCLLGDRIARLRQDVAGYPPVHWGYR
- a CDS encoding RpiB/LacA/LacB family sugar-phosphate isomerase, with amino-acid sequence MKIAIAGDSVGIELASVLCAHVATLPGMSVANLSAASDGREERYAEIAERVCRAILAGEFERGILCCGTGIGMAMSANKVPGIRAAQTHDSFSAERAAKSNDAHVVTLGARVVGTELAKTIVSVWLASHFDPAGPSAGNVEAITTLERKYRSVI
- the dhaL gene encoding dihydroxyacetone kinase subunit DhaL, producing MNQGIDLKSSGAIVLALIDIINENRAYLSEIDGAIGDGDHGINMSKGFSQCRESLLAKAELPGLAEALDTLAMTLLEGIGGSMGPLYGSFFMGLSEALAGHAQLDAALFGKALAQGVEGVESVGNAKVGDKTLMDTLIPARDAYQAAIAGGADFAAAIAAMLAAAETGWRSTKDLQARVGRAARLGERSIGVLDAGATSCFLLLQGLGNGLVSRLA
- a CDS encoding dihydroxyacetone kinase subunit DhaK, coding for MNRVINHPDLVVEDMLKGIVAAHPELQATPDNPRVIKRSCAPMAGKVGIVTGGGSGHEPAFLGYVGENLVDAVAVGEIFSSPTAKSFFDAMKAADGGRGVACLYGNYAGDNMNVKMAIKMAERAGMTVRTVVANDDVPSAPKGDEAKRRGVAGEILMWKTAGACAALGGSLDEVIAVAQKTIDRTRSIGIGLSSCVIPAAGKANFNIEDGKMEVGIGHHGEPGTNVADTVSAEQMAKIMVGTVLPDLPFGRGDRVAVLISGLGATPLMEQYILYSGVEKALSEAGLTVAVPLVGNFFTSLEMMGVTLSVLQLDEELEKLITHPCASIGFNRK
- a CDS encoding sugar phosphate isomerase/epimerase family protein gives rise to the protein MMQRILSVSAAPYDGYAFPKVLDSLASCGVSHVEPAFIVGYTEPFNEDAFSPERARQYVEWLKASGLGCYAFSSHIDLGRPDAVEVFSRRMDFVAGVGATVINTNASARQDSARFFRNIEALIPYAEQLDLVICLENLGDGSDNLLSTAQDGIELIQRIGSPRVRLNYDAANTASHRPEDGFDGVNPADDAILALPYCGHVHIKDIRISPEGYFFKPIGEGDIGCGRILAALAATALNLSIELPLRLHRGPDALPRRRPQPVPRAEIESAVRASLAFVRQHLAVS
- a CDS encoding TRAP transporter large permease: MLTIQVFGVFFIIALAGIPLFYALIATTAGMVYFKDLPYQMDSLLLNLIAGVEPFVLIAVPLFIFAGELLSRGGVGKRIVAFASALFGWMPGGMGVVTIVSCLMFGGVSGSAIADTAAIGSLVAPTMKEKGYHPDFTAALLSVAGTLALLMPLSIPFLVFAFISGASMRILSMSGVIPGLICAVALAIVCIRYGKKTGCDNGSQRASLKEIWAVTKDAGPALLMPVIIVGGIWTGVFTPTEAAAVAVAYGLVISLFLYRDLKFRDLPALALKAFQTSASVLLVIGATGVLSWLLTAEMVAMQLAEWIQSVASQPWQFLLLLNIVLLLLGIFIEPLPAMLLTAPLFLPMAQAMQIDLVLMGVIMVMNLSIALYTPPVGGTLFVAAKLAKASIGGMSKHIMPLMAMNIAVLFLTSYVPWLSKILPRLLFGVG
- a CDS encoding TRAP transporter small permease; amino-acid sequence: MLNVAMKEILPRGPQQAWPIHLLARVVDWLLVLAAAAMIVLVFFNVCAHAAGHDIAATTEACELMMVWVSFLGGASIIRRAGHMTITEFIDKLGEQPRRYADFIVQLFALGVLWILFRNGLIIIDNNWGNILTVLGIPMSIQYMPLSIASGIGMVFVLYDLYQILCGKSREERYGADE
- a CDS encoding TRAP transporter substrate-binding protein, which codes for MNTVKQLFRISVLAAGLAVAFSASAQTVLKFSHTDQQQGARQAGAQIFAKKVAEYTNNRYKVNVFCCSQLGNDPKNIEQLVAGGIDFTVSATGSYAPHLDSLNLTMLPFLFDSYEQGWKFYDTSAWLKAQFDKAPAKGFRFLATWEAGFRSMTTKDVLNSPADAKGKKLRTFPNEMMRWLLEDVGFGVQIMPLPEVYLAIQQGVVAGQENPVDTIYSNKFYEVAPHVTLTKHVYSPIPLAISEKTWQKLSAEDQKAITRAAQEAADWNRAKVKEDEEGQLAEMAKKGAKINSPNLTPFRDAVKPTYERAKAKWGADVDAVLAEAASIRKALPVKK
- a CDS encoding sugar phosphate isomerase/epimerase family protein codes for the protein MKQGVIIAFMGKTQDRFCEYNSPKTTLEKLQMVQRVKGFDGVEMVFPHETTTPAGINQMMSDLGLRWAAINVNVKKDPQFVPGSLSRPVKQIRADAVAMIKRAKDFAKAVGAPLVTCCPLSDGYDMLFQIDYQTAWKYMIETIGEAADYLPEVPLFLEPKYSEVRVHCQLDSTSKALLLLKEIGNPNTGITLDLGHSIQSQENPAQMLVTTIESGFDVYVHTNDNDTKADWDLVGGSRHFLNYVELLFWAKEYGYNKYFTTDASPRIFNIIDFFERHAEVSLGIWNLVNKLDPKKYRRLMAEENYNELMSLVTREIYRVQ